The DNA sequence GCTTTGCAGATGATTTACTAACTCGCGCTGCTGATGTAATTCTCAAAGAAAACAGACAGCTCATTCTGATGCCTCGTGAAACACCCTTACATGCTGGTCACTGTGAACTGTTACTTAAGGCAACACAAATTGGGGCTCTCGTAGCACCGCCCATGCCTGCTCTTTATACGAAACCACAAACAATTGATGAGATGATTAACCATACCGTTGGCCGTATCTTAGACTTGGCACATATTGATAGTGGCCTTGTGGATCGGTGGCCTGGGGCAGAAAACCTTTAGATTTACATATTTCCAAAGTCACCTTTTTCTATCCGAGTAAATCAGTGGCCACTTCTTTAAAGGGTCTAGGATCTTGTAAAGAGTCAGCTGTGACTGGCACACGGGCAGCGATCAGCTTTTTCGACTGCATGAATTCCGCCATTGATGAAATACAGTCTGCGGCTATCATCCGCCCCTCTTTCAGATAAAAGAAAGCAAGCTTGCCTTCCTCTCGGCTTCCACGCTCAATGATTTCATCGTAGCCTTGGTTTAAACCAACCATCTGAAGTTTCAACTCATATTGATCAGACCAGAACCAAGGTTGTGCGTTATAAGATACGTCGTGACCACATATATGCTGTATGGCTACTTTTGCTTGATCCACAGCATTTTGAACAGATTCAAGGCGCATGTGACGATCATAAAAAGGATTATGGTGCCATGTGACATCCCCGACGGCGTATATATCCGAATCTGATGTTTGGCATTGGGCATTGACCACAATCCCTGCTTGGTTTGTCTCTAACCCCGCCGCATCAGCGAGTTCGCTATTGGCGATTAATCCAATTCCAATAATAACAAGATCAGCTTCCAAGCGTGCCCCGTCCTGTGTCACCACTGAACGTATGCAGTCATCCCCTTCAAAAGCAGTCGCAATTTTATTCAATTGAATGTCGACACCCTTTGAAGAATGAACAGCGTGATAAAACTCAGAGACAGTGGGCGCAGTAACACGTTTAAGCAATCGATCCTCTGCCTCAAGCAGTGTAACAGACTTCTCTGCGCCGCGCGCAACCGCTGCGATCTCAAGACCAATATAGCCGCCGCCGATAATGACGATCTTTTCTGCTTTATCCCATGAAGCATGCATTGCATCAATATCTGCAATCTTTCTAACATAGTGAAGACCTGTTTTATCGCACCCTGGCACTTCAAGCTGACGCGCATGGCCGCCTGTTGCTAAAATCAAAGAGCCGTAAGGAATGGTTGAGCCATCCGCAAGCAAGACTGACTTTGCCTCCCTATCAATCTTTTCAGCGCGACAGTTCAATTTGAGATCTACATTCATATCTTCGTAGAGTTTTTGACGATTTATGACGAGACGTTCTCGTGTCATCTCCCCTTTCAAGTAGGCTTTCGAAAGGGGTGGTCGTTGATACGGCAGTTCATTCTCATCCGAGATAAGAACGATAGATCCATCAAATTTTTGCTGTTTTAAACTCGTCACCAGCTGCGCCGCCGCGTGACCTCCACCAATTATAACGATATCAGCCATAATAATCCCCACTTAAATAATTCTACCACCGCAATATAGGGCGGACTGTAAAAAAAACACTGACAATTATCAAGATCCATAACAAAAGAAAGGCCCGCCAAATTCATAGCGAGCCTTGCCTCTTTAAATTTAAACCATGAACCTATTTGCCCGGCAAGACATAACTTGCAGAGGCTCCGGGCCCAAGCGGCAAGTCTAATCCTATCCATGTCATGGTCATGAGAAGGCCGAGAACCAACATCCAGATAGAATAAGGAATCATCATGGCCGTCAAACTGCCGAGACCAAACTCAGGTTTCCAGCGCTGACAGAAAGCAAGAATTAGAGGGAAATAAAACATCAATGGTGTGATGATATTTGTAGCACCGTCTCCCATTCTGTAGGCTGCAGTCGCCATTTCAGGGCTTACCCCAAGCAACATAAACATTGGGACCATCACGGGAGCCAGTATGGCCCATTTAGCACTGGCAGATCCTACAAAGATATTAATCATGGCCGCAATCAGAATCATGAGCCCAATCAACACAGGCATCGGCAGATCTGTCGATCCCAGAAATTCTGCACCGTTGATCGCTAAAATTATTCCCATATTCGACCAATTGAACATTACAACAAAATGTGCTGCTGTAAAGACGATGACAAGATAATAGGCCATGTCCTTCATAGAATCTGCCATCATAGTCACAACATCACGGTGATCCTTCACCGTTCCAACAGCCGAGCCATAGGCCCACCCTGCAAGCAGAAACATGACAAAAAAGCCTGCTACCAACGACTTATAGAAGGGAGAAAGTTGTGCAGTCGCAACTGCAGACTCATCAATCAGAGGTGTGCCTGGTCCAAGAGTAATATAAACCCAAAAAGCAATGACGGCGAGAACAGCAAGTCCCGCTCTCTTTAGACCCTTTCTCTGCTGTTCAGAAAGTCTGCCCTGATCTTCTGCACTAATATCAATTGTGCTTTCTTTTGCATTAAATTTACCGAGGCGCGGTTCGACAATTTTATCTGTCACATACCAAATAATCGGTAGAAAAACAAAAGTCATCGCCATGATGAAATACCAGTTACCTGCAATATTTGCATCCCATGTTGGCACCAATAGCTCAACGGCTGATTCTGTTATTCCAAACAGCAGTGCGTCTAGTTGACCTGGCAACAAATTCGCTGAAAAACCACCAGACACCCCTGCAAATGCCGCTGCAATGCCCGCAATTGGATGGCGGCCAGCTGAGGCGAATAATATGCCGGCAAGAGGAATGAGTACCACATAAGCGGCATCTGCCGCCAAGTTCGCAATCATGGCAACCAAAGCAACCACTGGGGTGAGAAGCATTTTGGGTGCTGAAGCGACCCCTGCGCGCATTGCACTGGAGAAAAGCCCTGTGCGCTCTGCGACACCTGCTCCCAGCATCACAATCAACACATATCCCAAAGGATGAAAGTGAGTCATAGTTTTTGGCATATCTACAAAGAGCTTTTCAATATTTTCTGCAGACAACAAACTGCTGACAGCAATCACCGTCGCATTGCCCGCAGAATCCTTAATCGTAGGATGCAAAGCAGAAACGCCCATCGACGATAATAGGACAGAGGCAATAACGAGAAAGAGAATAAGCCATAAAAAGAGAAAGACAGGATCAGGTAATCTGTTACCCGTGCGCTCAATCCATCCTAAAATTCCGCTATTCAGTTCTTTTGGTTGATGATCAGACATATATTCCTCCCTAGAATAATGGCAGTATAGTATGGCGAAAAATCAAGAATGCAAGGAAGCCTTATAAAAACAAAGCAAAGACCTAAGAATAAAGCAAAAATAGGGAAAATGGTGCGGCCAAGAAGACTCGAACTTCCACGGGATACAATCCCACAGCGACCTCAACGCTGCGCGTCTACCAATTCCGCCATGGCCGCGAAATGGTGTGCGGCGATAAATAGCGAAAGCCCTTTAAAGACGCAAGCCTTTTTTTGAAATAATATTTAAACTTGTAATTGAGACATCATGCGAGTGATTGAAACCCCAACTCTATCTCCGACTATCATGATTTCACCGCGCGCAATTAATTCTTCATTCGCATAGATCCAGCACTCATCTTCATGGCGCGCATCTAAGTCAATCACTGCGCCGCGACCCATCTTAAGAAGCTGACGGACAGGCATAATTGATTTACCAAGGGTAACGGTAATTTCAACGGTGACTCGATTAACAGCTTGTGTAGCCATAACATCCTACTTCTTAATTTCTTTGGTGACCTTACACTAAGCCATTCAGATAAAAAGGTAAAGAGGGTTTCTATTGACCTAAATTCTAGAACATATATATAGCCTGTATAGAGGAAAAAGGATCTTGCGATGGCCCTTGAATGGAAAATAAGTGATCAGACTGTTGACTATCCATATGCGATGAACGCGATGGAAGAGCGCGCAGCTGCAATCTTCACGAACTCCGCAGAGGAGCAAGTTTGGTTGCTTGAACATGAACCGCTCTATACAGCTGGAACCAGCGCTGATCCTTCTGATCTTTTAGACCCTGATCGTTTCCCAGTTTACGATGCTGGACGTGGCGGTCAATATACATACCACGGGCCCGGTCAACGCGTAGTATACTTCATGCTCAATTTGAATGAGCGCGGTAAAGATCTTCGAAAGTTTATTTGGAATTTGGAAGAGGTTATTATACAAACCCTTGATGCCTTCCAAGTGAAGGGGGAACGTCGTGATGGGCGTGTGGGGATCTGGGTAAAGCGTGATAACGGTCGAGAAGATAAAATTGCTGCCATTGGTGTTCGTGTTAGAAAATGGGTAACCTTTCACGGAATCGCTATAAATGTAGATCCTGATCTCTCACATTTTAATGGTATAGTTCCCTGCGGCATTGAAAGTCACGGCGTTACAAGCTTGCATGATCTTGGGCATATTTTGACCCTTGAAGATGTCGATGTCATTCTAAAAGAAAAATTTGAAACCATTATGGGGATGAGCCCTAGGCCAATGATGGAAATCCACCAAGCTGTGCCCGCGGATAGTATGTCCCCGATCGTGCGCAGCGAAAATGATGATATCCTCACAACAAACCCTGTTTTTCAGCTCTAGGTTAGCGTTTAAACCCAAAGAGGCTCGCGCCTTTAGGGGCGATAGTCATATGTCTATTTGTAGCCACACAGAGAATAAGTCCAACAGCGATCATATACGTTAACATTGCAGAGCCCCCATAAGACACCAAGGGGAGAGGCACCCCGACAACTGGCATCAATCCCATAACCATTCCGACATTAATTAACGTATATAAGAAAAGTGTGAACCCAAGCCCTGACGCCAGCAAGCGACCATAATGGTTTCTACACCCCACTCCTATGAGGACACCATAGCTAAACACAAGCATATAGAGAGCAAGAAGAACGGCTCCTCCAACCAAGCCGAATTCTTCAACTTGGGCTGTAAAAATAAAATCTGTCCTCATCTCGGGCAAAAACTTGAGATGGCTTTGAGTTCCTTGAAGAAACCCTTTGCCAGACATTCCACCAGAACCAATGGCGATTTTAGACTGAATAATTTGGTATCCCGCCCCATAAGGGTCTGATTCAGGATTCATAAATGTGATGACTCGACTTTTCTGATAATCTTTCAGTGCAGACCATGCAATTGGGGTCGCAACAAGGGCTAAGACAGCCCCTACAATAAAGAGCCAACGCGGTACACCGGCTAAAAAAATCACGACAATACCACCCGCCAAAATCATTAAACTTGTCCCCAAATCAGGTTGCCGAAGAACAAGCAAGATTGGCAGGGCCACAAGAAAGACTGGAATGATGAGGCTTTTTAATGATTTCACTTTATTAAAATCAATGCCGTGGAAATACCGTGCCATTGCCATCACAACAGCAACTTTCATTAACTCCGAAGGCTGAAGGCGCATAAAGCCGAGATCTAACCAGCGTTGTCCGCCCATGCCTGTGTGTCCTATAAATTCAACGACAACAAGTAAAATAAGACCAAAGAACCAGGCAGGATAAGACAGAGACATCCATACACGGATATCTGTT is a window from the Temperatibacter marinus genome containing:
- a CDS encoding NAD(P)/FAD-dependent oxidoreductase gives rise to the protein MADIVIIGGGHAAAQLVTSLKQQKFDGSIVLISDENELPYQRPPLSKAYLKGEMTRERLVINRQKLYEDMNVDLKLNCRAEKIDREAKSVLLADGSTIPYGSLILATGGHARQLEVPGCDKTGLHYVRKIADIDAMHASWDKAEKIVIIGGGYIGLEIAAVARGAEKSVTLLEAEDRLLKRVTAPTVSEFYHAVHSSKGVDIQLNKIATAFEGDDCIRSVVTQDGARLEADLVIIGIGLIANSELADAAGLETNQAGIVVNAQCQTSDSDIYAVGDVTWHHNPFYDRHMRLESVQNAVDQAKVAIQHICGHDVSYNAQPWFWSDQYELKLQMVGLNQGYDEIIERGSREEGKLAFFYLKEGRMIAADCISSMAEFMQSKKLIAARVPVTADSLQDPRPFKEVATDLLG
- a CDS encoding AbgT family transporter — encoded protein: MSDHQPKELNSGILGWIERTGNRLPDPVFLFLWLILFLVIASVLLSSMGVSALHPTIKDSAGNATVIAVSSLLSAENIEKLFVDMPKTMTHFHPLGYVLIVMLGAGVAERTGLFSSAMRAGVASAPKMLLTPVVALVAMIANLAADAAYVVLIPLAGILFASAGRHPIAGIAAAFAGVSGGFSANLLPGQLDALLFGITESAVELLVPTWDANIAGNWYFIMAMTFVFLPIIWYVTDKIVEPRLGKFNAKESTIDISAEDQGRLSEQQRKGLKRAGLAVLAVIAFWVYITLGPGTPLIDESAVATAQLSPFYKSLVAGFFVMFLLAGWAYGSAVGTVKDHRDVVTMMADSMKDMAYYLVIVFTAAHFVVMFNWSNMGIILAINGAEFLGSTDLPMPVLIGLMILIAAMINIFVGSASAKWAILAPVMVPMFMLLGVSPEMATAAYRMGDGATNIITPLMFYFPLILAFCQRWKPEFGLGSLTAMMIPYSIWMLVLGLLMTMTWIGLDLPLGPGASASYVLPGK
- a CDS encoding FliM/FliN family flagellar motor switch protein, which gives rise to MATQAVNRVTVEITVTLGKSIMPVRQLLKMGRGAVIDLDARHEDECWIYANEELIARGEIMIVGDRVGVSITRMMSQLQV
- the rodA gene encoding rod shape-determining protein RodA: MGKTGMFAPRHNDKTWWQRLIGLNWFIVLLVCGLASVGVAMLYSVSGGTYEPYAAAHIQRFALSFAVMIVIATTDIRVWMSLSYPAWFFGLILLVVVEFIGHTGMGGQRWLDLGFMRLQPSELMKVAVVMAMARYFHGIDFNKVKSLKSLIIPVFLVALPILLVLRQPDLGTSLMILAGGIVVIFLAGVPRWLFIVGAVLALVATPIAWSALKDYQKSRVITFMNPESDPYGAGYQIIQSKIAIGSGGMSGKGFLQGTQSHLKFLPEMRTDFIFTAQVEEFGLVGGAVLLALYMLVFSYGVLIGVGCRNHYGRLLASGLGFTLFLYTLINVGMVMGLMPVVGVPLPLVSYGGSAMLTYMIAVGLILCVATNRHMTIAPKGASLFGFKR